A genomic window from Arthrobacter sp. FW305-BF8 includes:
- a CDS encoding FAD-binding and (Fe-S)-binding domain-containing protein has product MTHDIHAAPERAPILARLKAAGVPVDVSGRRLAEYSYDASNYRVPPLAVVFPGSVEDVVAVVAACRETGTPLVSRGGGTSMAGNAIGPGLVLDFSRHMNRIISIDERAGTADVEPGVVLATLTQEAEKATGGSLTFAPDPSSKNRATVGGSIGNDACGNHSVRYGRTSDHVVELDVVTSGGARLTATATGLRATYPADAYSVSVAFQLAEDLKQLAQDNLAAFRVELGRIQRQVSGYPLANLLPEHGFNVARALVGTEGTCAVVVRARMKLVPKAPSALLVCLGYADVVDAAKDIETILEFSPAAVEGVDEAIVDTMRLRRGSDSVLGLPEGKAYLYVDLDGDNPHDVAQEASRLLERLAANGRLVDGRAVPDTTERATLWRVREDGAGLSSRPASGGESQPGWEDSAVAPQNLAAYLAGFRDLLADCGLTGIMYGHFGAGCMHIRITYNLRSEQGRSVFRKFTQAAAELVVRHGGSLSGEHGDGRARSEFLPVMYSPAMIAAFETYRSLWDPAGILNPGSITDADPIDSNLALDGIPEREWRTHFELRPVKAAAAGADKWVHAVQACIGVGRCRSDAGGVMCPSYRATGDEKDSTRGRSRVLQDMVRGARSIDDGWKSEDVREVLDLCLACKACSNDCPAGVDMATYKSEFFSHYYKGKMRPVSHFSLGWLPRWLKITTLISPLVNAVMGSPLGKVVASAGGLTTKRSMPRFASHKMLRDALEPFGTNNGTADTVLFVDSFTKGFRPEVAGAAARVIEGTGRQVGCEADACCGLTWISTGQLGIAKKMMAKAVAKLDDGTDAPIVVIEPSCAAALKKDAPELLGTDAAKRVSHRIQSFAEAVKGWVDGGWQPPAVPQAVTVQTHCHEYSTFGATVQRKALAALGVADVKEATGCCGVAGNFGFEANHYDISMKVAEQALAPALTKTAADTPVLADGFSCAMQIKQLDPERKSLHLAELLDPQAADARKGSASRDN; this is encoded by the coding sequence ATGACCCACGATATTCACGCCGCCCCGGAACGTGCACCGATCCTGGCTCGGCTCAAGGCCGCGGGCGTGCCCGTTGACGTCTCGGGCCGCCGGTTGGCAGAGTACTCCTACGACGCGTCCAACTACCGTGTGCCGCCGCTTGCTGTCGTTTTCCCGGGCAGTGTTGAAGACGTCGTCGCCGTCGTGGCGGCGTGCCGGGAAACCGGAACGCCGCTGGTCAGCCGGGGCGGGGGGACGTCGATGGCCGGGAACGCCATCGGTCCGGGCCTCGTGCTGGACTTCTCGCGGCACATGAACCGGATCATCAGCATCGACGAACGAGCCGGAACAGCGGACGTTGAACCCGGCGTCGTACTGGCCACCCTTACCCAGGAGGCTGAGAAGGCGACGGGCGGGAGTCTGACGTTCGCCCCTGACCCGTCGTCGAAGAACCGCGCCACCGTTGGCGGTTCCATTGGTAACGACGCGTGCGGCAATCACTCGGTCCGCTACGGCCGGACCTCGGACCATGTGGTGGAGCTCGACGTCGTCACGTCCGGCGGCGCCCGGCTCACCGCCACTGCCACGGGACTGCGGGCAACGTATCCGGCCGATGCCTATTCCGTCTCGGTCGCCTTCCAGCTCGCTGAAGACCTCAAGCAGCTGGCCCAGGACAACCTCGCGGCGTTCCGCGTCGAGCTTGGCCGCATCCAGCGCCAGGTCTCGGGCTACCCCCTGGCCAACCTCCTGCCCGAACACGGATTCAACGTCGCCCGGGCACTCGTCGGCACCGAAGGCACCTGCGCCGTAGTGGTCCGGGCCCGCATGAAACTGGTCCCCAAAGCCCCCAGCGCGCTCCTCGTGTGCCTGGGCTACGCCGACGTCGTGGATGCCGCCAAAGACATCGAGACGATCCTCGAATTCTCCCCGGCAGCCGTCGAAGGCGTCGATGAAGCCATCGTCGACACCATGCGGCTGCGCCGCGGCTCCGACTCCGTCCTCGGCCTTCCCGAAGGCAAGGCCTACCTCTACGTCGACCTGGACGGGGACAACCCCCACGATGTCGCACAGGAAGCCAGCCGGCTGCTGGAGCGGCTGGCCGCCAACGGCCGCCTCGTCGACGGCCGCGCCGTCCCCGACACCACCGAACGCGCCACTCTCTGGCGGGTCCGCGAAGACGGCGCCGGCCTGTCCTCCCGGCCCGCCAGCGGCGGGGAATCCCAGCCAGGGTGGGAGGACTCCGCCGTCGCCCCGCAGAACCTGGCCGCCTACCTGGCCGGCTTCCGGGACCTCCTGGCGGACTGCGGCCTGACCGGGATCATGTACGGGCACTTCGGCGCCGGGTGCATGCACATCCGGATCACCTACAACCTGCGCAGCGAGCAAGGCCGCAGCGTGTTCCGAAAGTTCACCCAGGCTGCCGCCGAACTCGTGGTACGCCACGGCGGCTCCCTTTCCGGTGAACACGGCGACGGCCGTGCCCGGTCAGAGTTTCTTCCCGTGATGTACTCCCCCGCGATGATCGCCGCGTTCGAAACCTATCGCAGCCTGTGGGACCCGGCCGGGATCCTCAACCCCGGATCCATCACCGACGCGGACCCGATCGACTCCAACCTTGCACTGGACGGCATCCCGGAGCGCGAGTGGCGAACCCACTTCGAACTCCGCCCCGTCAAGGCAGCAGCCGCCGGAGCCGACAAGTGGGTGCACGCAGTTCAGGCGTGCATCGGCGTCGGCCGGTGCCGCTCCGACGCCGGAGGCGTCATGTGCCCCAGCTACCGGGCGACAGGGGACGAAAAGGACTCCACCCGCGGCCGCTCCCGCGTCCTGCAGGACATGGTCCGGGGTGCCCGCAGCATCGACGACGGCTGGAAATCCGAGGACGTCCGCGAGGTCCTGGACCTGTGCCTGGCCTGCAAGGCGTGCTCGAATGACTGCCCCGCCGGGGTGGACATGGCCACCTACAAGTCCGAGTTCTTCTCGCACTACTACAAGGGCAAGATGCGGCCCGTGTCGCACTTCTCCCTCGGCTGGCTGCCGCGCTGGCTGAAAATCACCACGCTCATCAGCCCGCTCGTGAACGCCGTCATGGGTAGCCCGCTCGGTAAGGTTGTTGCCTCCGCGGGAGGCCTCACCACCAAGCGTTCCATGCCGCGGTTCGCGTCCCACAAGATGCTCCGCGACGCCCTCGAACCGTTCGGCACGAACAACGGGACGGCCGACACGGTCCTCTTCGTCGACTCGTTCACCAAGGGCTTCCGGCCGGAGGTGGCGGGGGCAGCCGCCCGCGTCATCGAAGGCACCGGAAGGCAGGTCGGCTGCGAAGCCGATGCCTGCTGCGGCCTGACCTGGATCTCCACCGGCCAGTTGGGCATCGCCAAGAAGATGATGGCCAAGGCCGTGGCAAAGCTCGACGACGGCACCGATGCGCCGATCGTCGTCATCGAACCCAGCTGCGCCGCCGCGCTGAAAAAGGACGCCCCCGAATTGCTTGGCACCGACGCCGCCAAGCGGGTCTCGCACCGCATCCAAAGCTTCGCCGAGGCCGTCAAGGGCTGGGTCGACGGCGGGTGGCAGCCGCCCGCCGTCCCCCAGGCCGTGACTGTCCAGACGCACTGCCACGAATACTCAACCTTCGGCGCCACCGTGCAGCGCAAGGCACTGGCGGCCCTGGGCGTGGCCGATGTCAAGGAAGCAACCGGCTGCTGCGGCGTCGCAGGTAACTTCGGGTTCGAGGCCAACCATTACGACATCTCCATGAAGGTCGCCGAACAGGCCCTCGCACCCGCCCTTACCAAAACGGCGGCAGACACACCGGTCCTCGCCGACGGCTTCAGCTGCGCCATGCAAATCAAGCAGCTGGACCCGGAACGCAAGAGCCTGCACCTCGCCGAACTCCTCGACCCCCAAGCCGCTGATGCTCGGAAAGGCAGCGCAAGTAGGGACAATTGA
- a CDS encoding MFS transporter, translating into MKNPTAQRGPASVASKRRFLIRMVTVLIGGMFLDGYVLGIIGPVSGTMAKDLQLTVVWQGLIAAAALIGILIGSPLGGWVSDRWGRKPIFMFDIGLFAVASGMQFFIDSPAWLLVVRLLMGIAIGTEYAVGWPLMAEFSPTHLRGRLMGAMGIAWYAGFMIAFLIGHLLNEYTDLSWHFILGTSTFIAVALFLARLGMPESPRWLWSVGRKDEARALAYKYMPEDALDDVQHEDVRKGSFRMLFSREYWRSTLFISGFWFCAVTPYFAIATFADSVLDQYGLAGGLAGGVGLSAVALAGVVITFLLIDKAGRRVLTVPTQWLCAVVLAVIGLWAGAPAPVVLVLFLVFSFFNAGYNTLTNVYPGEVLPTEIRGIGTGFAAAVSRIGAGIGTFLMPLSMENLGPGPTMLIAAFVALAGAALSQWLAPETKGKSLTEAAAGYAH; encoded by the coding sequence ATGAAGAATCCAACAGCCCAACGGGGCCCGGCCTCAGTAGCAAGCAAACGACGCTTCCTCATCAGGATGGTCACGGTCCTGATTGGCGGGATGTTCCTCGACGGCTACGTCCTGGGCATCATCGGACCGGTGAGCGGGACGATGGCCAAGGACCTGCAGCTCACGGTGGTGTGGCAGGGACTTATTGCCGCCGCCGCCCTGATCGGCATCCTTATCGGTTCGCCTTTGGGCGGCTGGGTGTCCGACAGGTGGGGCCGCAAGCCGATCTTCATGTTCGACATCGGCCTGTTCGCGGTTGCATCGGGGATGCAGTTCTTCATCGACTCGCCGGCTTGGCTGCTGGTGGTGCGGCTGCTGATGGGCATCGCGATCGGCACCGAGTACGCTGTCGGCTGGCCCCTGATGGCCGAGTTCTCGCCCACGCACCTGCGGGGCCGGCTGATGGGTGCCATGGGCATCGCCTGGTATGCCGGGTTCATGATCGCGTTCCTGATCGGCCATCTGTTGAACGAGTACACGGATCTCAGCTGGCACTTCATCCTGGGAACGAGCACCTTCATTGCGGTGGCCCTGTTCCTGGCCCGGCTCGGCATGCCGGAGTCGCCGCGCTGGCTCTGGAGCGTTGGCCGCAAGGATGAAGCCCGTGCGCTCGCCTACAAGTACATGCCGGAGGACGCGCTTGACGACGTCCAGCACGAGGACGTCCGCAAGGGCAGCTTTAGGATGCTGTTCTCCAGGGAATACTGGCGCTCGACGCTCTTCATCTCCGGGTTCTGGTTCTGTGCCGTAACTCCGTACTTTGCGATCGCCACCTTCGCCGACAGCGTCCTGGACCAGTATGGCCTCGCCGGGGGCCTCGCCGGCGGCGTCGGGCTCTCCGCCGTCGCCCTGGCCGGGGTGGTCATCACGTTCCTGCTGATCGACAAGGCCGGACGCCGGGTCCTGACCGTTCCAACCCAGTGGCTGTGCGCCGTCGTCCTCGCGGTCATCGGCCTGTGGGCCGGAGCGCCGGCACCCGTCGTGCTCGTCCTGTTCCTGGTCTTCTCGTTCTTCAATGCCGGCTACAACACGTTGACGAACGTCTACCCGGGAGAAGTTCTCCCGACCGAGATCAGGGGGATCGGGACGGGTTTCGCCGCCGCTGTCAGCCGGATCGGGGCCGGCATCGGAACGTTCCTGATGCCGCTGTCGATGGAGAACCTCGGGCCCGGTCCCACCATGCTGATCGCCGCCTTCGTGGCCCTGGCCGGAGCCGCGCTGTCCCAGTGGCTCGCCCCGGAGACCAAGGGCAAATCGCTCACCGAAGCAGCCGCCGGGTACGCACACTAA
- a CDS encoding glutamate-cysteine ligase family protein, whose protein sequence is MTSALQAGRDIRPLSESDAEVYVASVCFKTGPPGAAGVEVERLVHDLVDPQAPVTVARVRQAMAPLAGALPGGGTITFEPGGQLEVSSGCAPGLPALIAATRKDLAAVETRLSDAGLFCGPVALDAGRPAVRSLEHPRYASMERHFDGFGPAGRTMMCSTASLQISLEAGFDSPGSTGAAQRWARLHHLLPVLIAMFANSPFLHGVPNGWHSNRQRTWLGIDPTRTAAVTAVPGSEDPRSAWARYALDALVLCIPSQGRCWDPPPGLTMRDWLRGSGPRPAKLSDLQYHLTTLFPPVRPRGFMELRVIDAQAGDDWEPVTAIVTALMDDEHAADLAADACTPLASLHDPMRTAAREGLSNSALAVAARLCAEAALNALPRLGADATTRSRTEDFIERNTALGRSPAQERLDLWHRTGSWFAEAEPREAYVDAR, encoded by the coding sequence GTGACCTCCGCTTTGCAGGCCGGGCGCGACATCCGCCCCCTTTCCGAGTCCGACGCCGAAGTGTATGTGGCCTCCGTGTGCTTCAAGACCGGACCGCCGGGTGCTGCCGGGGTGGAGGTCGAACGGCTGGTCCACGACCTCGTTGATCCACAGGCCCCGGTTACGGTTGCGCGTGTGCGCCAGGCCATGGCGCCCTTGGCGGGGGCGCTGCCCGGCGGGGGAACGATCACCTTCGAACCCGGCGGCCAGCTGGAGGTGAGCTCCGGCTGCGCCCCCGGCCTTCCCGCCCTCATCGCCGCGACGCGGAAAGACCTTGCAGCCGTTGAGACCCGTCTTTCGGACGCTGGCCTGTTCTGCGGTCCGGTCGCTTTGGATGCTGGACGCCCGGCGGTGCGGTCACTGGAGCATCCGCGCTACGCCTCCATGGAGCGGCACTTCGACGGCTTCGGTCCCGCCGGACGAACGATGATGTGCTCCACCGCTTCACTTCAGATTTCACTGGAAGCCGGATTCGACAGCCCCGGATCCACCGGCGCGGCGCAACGTTGGGCACGTTTACATCATCTCCTCCCCGTCCTCATCGCCATGTTTGCCAACTCGCCCTTCCTGCACGGCGTCCCCAACGGATGGCACAGCAACCGTCAGCGCACCTGGCTGGGCATTGACCCGACCCGGACCGCCGCCGTCACCGCCGTCCCCGGTTCGGAGGATCCCCGATCCGCGTGGGCGCGCTACGCGCTCGACGCGCTGGTCCTCTGCATCCCGTCACAGGGGCGTTGCTGGGATCCGCCGCCGGGGCTGACGATGCGGGACTGGTTGCGCGGGAGCGGGCCCAGGCCCGCAAAACTGAGCGATCTGCAATACCACCTCACAACCCTTTTTCCGCCCGTCCGTCCACGTGGGTTCATGGAACTCCGGGTGATCGATGCACAGGCCGGCGATGACTGGGAGCCCGTCACGGCGATAGTCACCGCGCTCATGGACGACGAACACGCTGCCGACCTCGCCGCAGACGCCTGCACACCGCTTGCTTCGCTGCATGACCCGATGAGAACCGCCGCCCGCGAGGGGCTGTCGAATTCTGCTCTCGCCGTGGCCGCCCGGTTGTGCGCCGAGGCGGCGCTCAACGCGCTGCCGCGCCTGGGGGCGGACGCCACCACCCGGAGCCGGACCGAAGACTTCATCGAGCGCAATACGGCGCTGGGCCGGAGCCCAGCCCAGGAGCGGCTGGACCTGTGGCACAGAACCGGCAGCTGGTTTGCCGAAGCGGAACCGAGGGAGGCTTACGTTGATGCCAGATGA
- the egtB gene encoding ergothioneine biosynthesis protein EgtB, translating to MPDDLPGAPADPETLRTFIAEGLERARNRTHALTDCDDEDLLRQHSPLMSPLVWDLAHVGSQEEIWLVRDVGKMEPLRCDIDQMYDAFQHSRSSRPSLPLLSPAESRRYIAQVRDKALDILERTPLEGAPLVHRGFAFGMIIQHEQQHDETMLATHQLRTGAPVLHGQPLEAGIRPSDLQVLPKEVLVPAGEYTMGTSVEPWALDNERPAHTVNVPGYWIDTVPVTNGAYRHFIADGGYRNSCWWSQDGWKHCIEAGLVAPKYWERDGDGWCRTRFGVVERVPDDEPVQHVSWFEADAYARWAGRRLPTEAEWEKAARYDPRSGRSRRYPWGDDDPAPHHANLGGAALRPAPAGSFPAGASPLGVRQLIGDVWEWVSSDFRPYPGFTAFPYPEYSEVFFGSDYKVLRGGSWAVDPAACRGTFRNWDYPIRRQIFTGFRTARDASPAEDQ from the coding sequence ATGCCAGATGACCTTCCCGGGGCCCCTGCCGACCCCGAAACCCTCAGGACGTTCATCGCCGAAGGGCTGGAACGTGCCCGGAACCGCACCCATGCCCTGACCGACTGCGACGACGAAGATCTGCTCAGGCAGCACTCGCCGCTGATGTCACCGCTGGTGTGGGACCTGGCGCATGTAGGAAGCCAGGAGGAGATCTGGCTGGTACGCGATGTGGGGAAGATGGAACCGCTGCGGTGCGATATCGACCAGATGTACGACGCGTTCCAGCACTCCCGCAGCAGCCGGCCCTCGCTGCCGCTGCTTTCACCGGCGGAGTCCCGCAGGTACATCGCCCAGGTCCGGGACAAGGCGCTCGACATCCTGGAGCGGACGCCGTTGGAGGGCGCACCTCTTGTGCACCGGGGCTTCGCATTCGGAATGATCATCCAGCACGAGCAGCAGCACGACGAAACGATGCTCGCCACGCACCAGCTCCGGACCGGCGCGCCGGTCCTCCACGGCCAGCCCTTGGAGGCCGGCATCCGGCCCTCGGACCTGCAGGTTTTGCCCAAGGAGGTGCTGGTCCCTGCGGGGGAGTACACCATGGGGACGTCGGTAGAACCGTGGGCGCTGGATAACGAACGTCCGGCCCATACCGTGAATGTGCCCGGCTACTGGATTGATACCGTCCCTGTGACCAATGGCGCTTACCGGCACTTCATTGCGGACGGTGGCTACCGGAACTCCTGCTGGTGGAGCCAGGACGGCTGGAAGCACTGCATTGAAGCCGGGTTGGTGGCTCCCAAGTACTGGGAACGCGACGGCGACGGGTGGTGCAGGACCAGGTTCGGCGTCGTGGAACGCGTTCCGGACGATGAGCCGGTGCAGCACGTGAGCTGGTTCGAAGCCGACGCGTACGCGCGCTGGGCCGGGCGCCGGCTCCCGACCGAAGCAGAATGGGAAAAAGCGGCGCGCTATGATCCCCGGTCAGGGCGGTCCCGGCGCTACCCCTGGGGTGACGACGATCCTGCACCCCATCACGCCAACCTTGGCGGGGCGGCGCTCCGGCCGGCCCCGGCCGGGTCCTTTCCCGCGGGAGCCTCGCCGCTGGGGGTGCGGCAGCTCATTGGTGACGTCTGGGAATGGGTGTCCAGCGACTTCCGCCCGTATCCGGGATTCACCGCGTTCCCGTATCCGGAATACAGCGAGGTGTTCTTCGGGTCCGACTATAAGGTGCTGCGGGGCGGGTCCTGGGCCGTGGATCCTGCCGCCTGCAGGGGCACCTTCCGGAACTGGGACTACCCGATCCGCCGGCAGATCTTTACCGGATTCCGCACGGCGCGCGACGCGTCACCGGCGGAGGACCAGTAG
- the egtC gene encoding ergothioneine biosynthesis protein EgtC, producing MCRHLAYIGEPMPLAELLLVPSHGLLAQSWAPRRQRYGTINADGFGVGWYAPGDPVPARYRRSVPIWADRSFADVARVTSSGAVLAAVRSATPGMTPDESAAAPYAHGPWLFSHNGRVEDWPHALEELAASLPPSRLLALEAQVDSAFLWALVLERLAAGAAAGEALIQVVNTVSSVAGGRFNFLLTDGTAIAATAAGDSLFWRTGPGGVVVASEPSDEGPGWQEVPDNSLLTAARGHIDVRPIPTLTKEHAAT from the coding sequence ATGTGCCGTCATCTCGCCTACATCGGGGAACCGATGCCGCTGGCCGAACTCCTGCTCGTCCCAAGCCATGGGCTCTTGGCGCAGTCGTGGGCACCGCGCCGCCAGCGGTACGGGACTATCAACGCCGACGGTTTTGGCGTCGGCTGGTACGCCCCGGGCGATCCCGTGCCCGCCCGCTACCGCCGTTCCGTCCCGATCTGGGCGGACAGGTCCTTTGCCGACGTCGCCCGGGTCACCTCCAGCGGGGCGGTACTGGCAGCCGTCAGGTCAGCAACACCGGGGATGACCCCGGATGAGTCAGCGGCTGCACCGTATGCGCACGGACCCTGGCTCTTCAGCCACAACGGCCGGGTGGAGGACTGGCCGCATGCGCTGGAAGAACTGGCCGCTTCGCTCCCGCCCTCACGGCTGCTGGCCCTTGAGGCGCAGGTCGATTCAGCGTTCCTGTGGGCCCTTGTTCTGGAGCGGCTCGCCGCGGGCGCCGCCGCGGGTGAGGCACTGATCCAGGTGGTGAACACTGTCTCCTCGGTCGCCGGCGGCAGGTTCAACTTTCTGCTCACCGACGGCACCGCCATCGCGGCTACAGCCGCCGGCGACAGTCTCTTTTGGCGGACCGGCCCCGGAGGCGTGGTCGTCGCCAGCGAGCCTTCCGATGAAGGCCCAGGGTGGCAGGAGGTCCCGGACAATTCCCTCCTGACCGCCGCCCGCGGCCACATCGACGTTCGTCCCATTCCGACTCTCACAAAGGAACACGCAGCCACATGA
- the egtD gene encoding L-histidine N(alpha)-methyltransferase codes for MSLDADRSDIVHHLPPDHLERTLRADVCAGLGSSPKTLPPKWFYDKLGSALFERITDLPEYYPTRAEREVLELFAAEMAAASPAETLIELGSGSSRKTPLLLDALRKAGPLRRYVAVDVSDSALLDARNELAPAFPDLRLEAVAADFETQLHVLPQDGRRMVAFLGGTIGNFEPAARARFLVGIRELLGEEGGSLLLGTDLVKSPHILVPAYADAEGVTAEFNRNVLRVLNAQLGADFEVMAFDHVAVWMPEEEWIEMRLRATKPMLVRLPGVGLDVRFDEGEELRTEISAKFRLEGVATELEAAGFCIAGQWTDSQNRYAMTLAEAV; via the coding sequence ATGAGCCTCGACGCCGACCGCAGCGACATCGTCCACCACCTGCCCCCGGACCACCTGGAGCGAACCCTGCGCGCCGATGTGTGTGCCGGGCTGGGCTCGTCTCCCAAGACGCTGCCGCCCAAGTGGTTCTATGACAAACTCGGCAGCGCATTGTTCGAGCGCATCACGGACCTGCCGGAGTACTATCCGACACGGGCTGAACGTGAAGTGCTGGAGCTCTTCGCCGCCGAGATGGCGGCCGCGAGCCCGGCGGAAACGCTGATCGAACTCGGCTCCGGATCGTCCAGGAAAACCCCGCTGCTGCTGGATGCCCTGCGGAAGGCGGGACCTCTTCGCCGCTACGTCGCGGTGGACGTCAGCGACAGTGCACTGCTGGATGCGCGCAACGAGCTGGCGCCCGCCTTCCCCGACCTTCGGCTGGAGGCAGTGGCAGCGGACTTCGAAACCCAGTTGCACGTGCTCCCGCAGGATGGGCGCCGGATGGTGGCGTTTCTGGGGGGCACCATCGGCAATTTTGAGCCGGCGGCCAGGGCGCGCTTTCTCGTGGGGATCCGCGAGCTGCTCGGCGAAGAGGGCGGTTCGCTGCTTCTTGGTACGGATCTGGTGAAGTCTCCGCACATCCTTGTTCCGGCATATGCCGACGCCGAGGGGGTCACCGCCGAGTTCAACCGGAACGTGCTCCGCGTCCTCAATGCCCAGCTGGGTGCCGATTTCGAGGTGATGGCGTTTGATCATGTCGCCGTCTGGATGCCCGAGGAAGAATGGATTGAAATGCGGCTGCGGGCGACGAAACCGATGCTCGTGCGTTTGCCGGGTGTGGGCCTGGATGTCAGGTTCGACGAAGGCGAGGAACTTCGCACCGAGATTTCCGCGAAGTTCCGGCTCGAAGGAGTCGCCACCGAGCTCGAAGCAGCCGGTTTTTGCATCGCAGGGCAATGGACCGACAGCCAGAACCGCTATGCCATGACGCTCGCGGAAGCCGTCTAG
- a CDS encoding aminotransferase class V-fold PLP-dependent enzyme: protein MAIDVRAVREQTRGVLNVAHLNNAGSSLVPRPVAETVVAHLRREEEIGGYEAAEEVAGRLQDVYSSVARLIGARPDEIALAESGSRAWAVAMHSFPFVAASRLLIGRSEYAGNVIALRQLARRRDLQIVVLDDDPYGQVDVEHLQRELERGNVAMVALTHVPMADGLVNPAAEVGRRCRAAGVLFVLDACQSVGQMPLDVESLGCDVLAGTGRKFLRGPRGTAFLYVRASVLGRFDPLALDGLSAYSSGAEGLEVRGDARRFESWEASIAGRLGLGRAVDYALDLGLDAVQQRVGSLAEQLRTKLAAVPAVTVHDHGITRCGIVTFSVKRREAGNIRARLADHRINVSVAPRPSGEVQSILTRSRYVPETVVRASVHYYNTEDEVLRLVDVLR, encoded by the coding sequence ATGGCAATTGATGTGCGCGCGGTGCGCGAGCAGACCCGTGGGGTTCTGAACGTGGCCCACCTGAACAATGCGGGAAGCTCGCTCGTCCCCCGCCCCGTGGCGGAGACCGTGGTGGCGCATTTGCGCCGTGAGGAGGAAATCGGCGGCTATGAAGCGGCGGAGGAGGTGGCCGGCCGGCTGCAAGATGTCTATTCCTCTGTAGCGCGGCTAATCGGGGCACGGCCGGACGAGATCGCCCTTGCCGAAAGCGGCAGCCGGGCGTGGGCTGTGGCGATGCACAGCTTTCCCTTTGTCGCCGCCTCACGGCTCCTGATAGGCCGCTCGGAGTATGCGGGGAACGTCATCGCGTTGCGGCAACTCGCGCGCCGACGTGACCTGCAGATTGTGGTTCTCGACGACGACCCTTACGGGCAGGTCGATGTGGAACATCTTCAGCGGGAGCTGGAGCGCGGAAACGTGGCCATGGTCGCTTTGACGCATGTGCCCATGGCGGACGGCCTGGTCAATCCGGCAGCGGAGGTGGGCAGGCGCTGCCGTGCTGCCGGGGTGTTGTTTGTGCTCGACGCCTGCCAGTCGGTGGGCCAGATGCCGCTGGACGTGGAGTCTCTGGGCTGTGATGTATTGGCTGGAACAGGGCGGAAGTTCCTCCGGGGACCGCGTGGCACGGCTTTCCTCTATGTGCGTGCCTCGGTTCTGGGCAGGTTTGACCCGCTCGCCCTGGACGGGCTGTCTGCCTATTCCTCCGGGGCCGAGGGGCTTGAAGTTCGCGGCGATGCCCGGCGTTTTGAGAGCTGGGAGGCCAGCATCGCCGGAAGGCTGGGCCTGGGCCGGGCCGTTGATTATGCCCTGGACCTGGGCCTGGACGCTGTGCAGCAGCGCGTGGGCTCGCTGGCGGAGCAACTGCGGACAAAGCTGGCGGCGGTTCCGGCGGTTACTGTCCACGACCACGGCATCACCCGCTGCGGCATCGTGACATTCTCCGTGAAGCGAAGGGAGGCGGGAAACATCAGGGCACGGTTGGCGGACCACCGGATCAATGTCTCGGTGGCTCCGCGGCCCTCAGGCGAGGTCCAATCCATCCTTACCAGGAGCCGGTACGTGCCGGAAACGGTGGTGCGCGCATCAGTGCACTACTACAACACCGAAGACGAGGTCCTGCGGCTGGTTGACGTCCTTCGGTGA